cacaattgtgcattgataaatACTCTCTGGTGCTCAGATGTAAAATACATGCAATTGCTGTAAATTTTTCTTTGAATATttgtagttgcattagcagtgcagtagCAGCAGTAAAAGTGTCGCAGTCATGTAGTGCAATTGCATTGTTTACTTTTACTACTGTACAGCACACAGTGTACATGGAGTACAATTATATTCTAATACGCAGTAAGCGGTATTCATGCAGTGGTGGTGTTACCTACTGCAGTTTGCTGTGCAGGATTCAGTGAGAAGGTTGCTACTGCGAATTTTGAAGTGCTAGATGCAGTAGGAACTTTTGTATTACACTGTACATGCATGGACGGCTCATTTTCGTAAAAACATATCATAGAATcaagtacagtggaacctcggttctcgaacataatccgttccagaaagttgtttgagatctgaaacaattattcccattagaattaatgtaggATATGtgaattttaatccgttccaagccgagaaaacaactttggtaaagtattttttatacattttacactataaactgtactgtacaAACTGTATAAtacactataaataaaaacgggtaaatatagatcatgtttattttgaataaaagattttccatctatgatgatgaaaacaaaaacaaaaagtagaCATTTCATATGCTTTgctgttaaagcacataaattacataatttttttataatgtaGTTCAATAAATaaaagtcttggctttcgattgagcctatattcaatacacaaagaataatataactatgaaaaacagggtgtcaaaagtatgtcttgcaataaaaaaacacttggttgcggttcccacaatgtgatgtcataattatcatttagccttaaatcgtggatcccttttgctgccattgaggctgcgcttttctttgacaatcggtgctgttgaACACAGAGAACGCTAATAATAAACGacgattctagataatcaacaatgcccggaaatcgtgcagcgcatactacactatgatggtgcagtgcatactacactgtgatggtgcagtgcatactacactgtgatggtgcagtgcatactacactgtgatggtgcagtgcatactacactgtgatggtgcagtgcatactacactatgatggtgcagtgcatactacactgtgatggtgcagtgcatactacactatgatggtgcagcgcatactacactgtgatggtgcagtgcatactacactatgatggtgcagcgcatactacactatgatggtgcagtgcatactacactgtgatggtgcagtgcatactacactgtgatggtgcagtgcatactacactgtgatggtgcagcgcatacaacactgtgatggtgcagcgcatactacactgtgatggtgcagtgcatactacactatgatggtgcagtgcatactatactgtgatggtgcagtgcatactacactatgatggtgcagtgcatactacactgtgatggtgcagtgcatactatactgtgatggtgcagtgcatactacactatgatggtgcagtgcatactacactatgatggtgcagtgcatactacactgtgatggtgcagtgcatactatactgtgatggtgcagtgcatactacactatgatggtgcagtgcatactacactatgatggtgcagtgcatactacactgtgatggtgcagtgcatactacactatgatggtgcagtgcatactacactatgatggtgcagtgcatactatactgtgatggtgcagtgcatactacactgtgatggtgcagtgcatactacactgtgatggtgcagtgcatactacactatgatggtgcagtgcatactacactatgatggtgcagcgcatactacactgtgatggtgcagtgcatactacactatgatggtgcagtgcatactacactgtgatggtgcagtgcatactatactatgatggtgcagtgcatactacactgtgatggtgcagtgcatactatactatgatggtgcagtgcatactacactatgatggtgcagtgcatactacactatgatggtgcagcgcatactacactatgatggtgcagtgcatactacactgtgatggtgcagcgcatactacactgtgatggtgcagtgcatactacactatgatggtgcagtgcatactacactatgatggtgcagtgcatactacactgtgatggtgcagtgcatactacactgtgatggtgcagtgcatactacactatgatggtgcagcgcatactacactatgatggtgcagtgcatactatactgtgatggtgcagcgcatactacactgtgatggtgcagtgcatactacactatgatagtgcagtgcatactacactgtgatggtgcagcgcatactacactgtgatggtgcagtgcatactacactatgatggtgcagcgcatactacactatgatggtgcagtgcatactacactatgatggtgcagtgcatactatactgtgatggtgcagtgcatactacactatgatggtgcagtgcatactacactgtgatggtgcagtgcatactatactgtgatggtgcagtgcatactacactatgatggtgcagtgcatactacactatgatggtgcagtgcatactacactgtgatggtgcagtgcatactatactgtgatggtgcagtgcatactacactatgatggtgcagtgcatactacactatgatggtgcagtgcatactacagtgtgatggtgcagtgcatactacactatgatggtgcagtgcatactacactatgatggtgcagtgcatactatactgtgatggtgcagtgcatactacactatgatggtgcagtgcatactacactgtgatggtgcagcgcatactacactgtgatgatgcagtgcatactacactgtgatggtgcagtgcatactacactatgatggtgcagtgcatactacactatgatggtgcagtgcatactacactgtgatggtgcagcgcatactacactatgatggtgcagtgcatactacactgtgatggtgcagtgcatactatactgtgatggtgcagcgcatactacactatgatggtgcagtgcatactacactatgatggtgcagtgcatactacactgtgatggtgcagcgcatactacactatgatggtgcagtgcatactacactgtgatggtgcagcgcatactacactatgatggtgcagtgcatactacactatgatggtgcagtgcatactacactgtgatggtgcagcgcatactacactatgatggtgcagtgcatactacactgtgatggtgcagcgcatactacactatgatggtgcagtgcatactacactatgatggtgcagtgcatactacactatgatggtgcagcgcatactatactgtgatggtgcagcgcatactacactatgatggtgcagtgcatactacactatgatggtgcagtgcatactacactgtgatggtgcagtgcatactacactatgatggtgcagtgcatactacactgtgatggtgcagcgcatactacactatgatggtgcagtgcatactacactgtgatggtgcagtgcatactacactatgatggtgcagtgcatactacactatgatggtgcagcgcatactacaccgtgatggtgcagtgcatactacactatgatggtgcagtgcatacaacactgtgatggtgcagtgcatactacactatgatggtgcagtgcatactacactgtgatggtgcagcgcatactacactatgatggtgcagtgcatactatactatgatggtgcagcgcatactacactgtgatggtgcagcgcatactacactatgatggtgcagtgcatactacactgtgatggtgcagtgcatactacactatgatggtgcagtgcatactacactatgatggtgcagtgcatactacactgtgatggtgcagtgcatactatactatgatggtgcagtgcatactatactgtgatggtgcagtgcatactacactatgatagtgcagtgcatactacactgtgatggtgcagtgcatactacactatgatggtgcagtgcatactacactgtgatggtgcagtgcatactatactatgatggtgcagtgcatactacactatgatggtgcagtgcatactatactatgatggtgcagtgcatactacactatgatagtgcagtgcatactacactgtgatggtgcagtgcatactacactatgatggtgcagtgcatactacactgtgatggtgcagtgcatactatactatgatggtgcagtgcatactacactatgatagtgcagtgcatactacactgtgataaGCTATGGTTTGATTTCCATTTTTAAGGCTAATAGAAATCCTATAATATGATAATGCTGTGTATGAATATAAAACTGGTATGAGTAGTTGCCTCAATACGTTCACCATGACTCAGTTTAAGGTTTTCAAGAATCTTTGCTGTCGTCATACTGGAGTTGTCATTAATTTGGTTAGCTCACGGTTGTTGCTCGGTATGGCTGACTCGGTATGGCTGACTCGGTATGGCTGACTCGGTAGGGCTGACTCGGTATGGCTGACTCGGTATGGCTGACTCGGTATGGCTGCTTCGGTATGGCTGGTTTGTGTACATACCCTATCAGCGCAATCTCAGGGCCactcaataataaatattatcagCTTGTAACATTTAAGGTCTATATGTAAACTCAGTCTATCAGTGATGTACTCGACCTCTTCGGCTGATAATGTCAACTCCATCGTAGAAGAATAACATGGTCTATTTTCCTGCATCTGATCTTTTATTTGTTGTAGCTTTACACACAATTGAACATCTAGTTACAGATATTGCTGTGCGCTGTTCATTATTCTGTATTTACTAATATCTTTACAACCCTATACAATTGTCATGCTATGAAGTTGTGCTAGTGACCTTATGGTATGTTAGCTGTTCTATGGCTTGTTAGCTACTCTATAGCTATCCTAGCTAATATAGTGTTAGCATAAGATAACTATGCTAGCTACTGTATAGCTATGCTAGCTACTGTATGGCTATGTTAGCTACTGTATATTTATGCTAGCTAAAGTATGGCTACATTAGCTACTGTATGACTGTGCTGGCTATTGTATAACTACATATGTTAGATATACGTACTGTATGGGTATGCTGGCTGATGTATAACTATGTTAGATATACTGTATGGTTATGCAGGCTGTTGTACCACAATGTATGAAAATGAATGACTCAACATGTTGCGAATGTTTTAGGCATTCCCCTCCAAAGAGGTCAAGGCGTGCTGCTCGTAATATAAACTTCAAAGAGCCGTCTCTAGGAGGGTGAGTCTATAGAGGTTTAAGAACTCTTGTTATCATGAGTGAAGAAGCTCTACTTGAGATTACGACTTGTAGAaaatggaatataataaattataaaatgataTTGTTATTGAGATAAAGTTTAATGCAGTTGTATCAAtcaatgtttgttttattaggAAGCTGAGGAGAGGAGACCCTGGTACATCATTTCTTTATAACAACGCTCCGAGCACTTCTAAGAACTCAGGCTGGTTTTTCTGATATTTTCTGGCTGTCCTTTTGTACTGTAGTATCTAAGGACCTCACTTGTTCTTACCATTACATGGTATACAAACGGGTTGGATGAGCAGTTGTCATTGTTGTCACATCTTGTCACCATTACTATTTGCTAGTACTTGTATTTGCTAGTACAGTGCACCCCGGATTATGGTTGCCCTGTTATATGGTTTTTCCCCCTACGatatggaacacaatgttttcgTCCCTGCCATATGACCAGGGTTAgcaaaaatatcgatatttaaaaaaatatcatatcactatatatcatatatatatatatatatatatatatatatatatatatatatatatatatatatatatatatatatatatatatatatatatatatatatatatatatatatatatatatatatatatataggcctataccatggtatttattgatatttatgatatttttgaaacaaatgacatttttgaaaaaaatttgaagctagGTTGAATTGTATGGTGTTTACATTGTGATTGATGTATTTCATAGGTTCTATGGGACCAGTCAGCAATGTTTAATACCAAACACTTGATTTATTGTAAgcctagtataataataataaataggaAAATATTCGTCAAACATGGGATTGGAAATAATGACATGAATGCagtgcaaacaaaatagtgcGAATAGTAAATACACACTATGATAGTCCAAGCATGTTCTAATGTCCTACTCTTGTCTAGTTTaggtatttgtaaacaaacaccagCTTGCCAGCCTTCACCAAACCGGGACGATTTCTCAACTTGCTGTGAACCAGTCCACATGATGAAAACACACACTCAACACTAGCAGTCAGAGTTATATGAtcacatttataaattttatactgagccagaatcctttgaagctattcattgaaagatttttacagaaaatgatgagatgagTTACTCTGTCATCTCAATGAGCCAGTGTAATGTGCTTACAATTCTGTTTCTAGGGGTCAGATTGCTCAATTCAAAATCATGGATAATGAAGTTCAAAGGGTTTTCAGCAAGCTGGTCTTCCAAtaaggcaataaaatataacagtttaacatGAGATGAGATAATCAGGTTAGGGAGATAGTACTGGGATGAAGGAATAcaatttagatctgaaaaacTCTCAACTCAAACACTAATTAATTGGTCTAGCCAATGTTACCTCCTTAGTCTGGCTGTCTTTGTTTGTCTGTGTTGGGTAAGTATTCGATGATTTTAGGTGTTATTTAGCATTGTTAGACtgttagcaatagttgtaaggTGAAAACGGAATGATAAAAtggatatttttcaaaaatatccaatttttgacccaaaaatatcatatctatTGTCGATATATATCAAGCCAACCCTgcatacgacatcaacaaaaattgcTCTCAAAATACAAATTTGGCAGAATACATcggaataacgaagatgccAATATGCTATTCATCAAAATCCTGTCAACAACgtatgaaagagatacgatgctcgatcTCTCTCAtttcagcgttattcgttattgtgaaaacgaaacaGAAAACAGATAGGGAATATAATTTTGGACGATTACAAATTTgcagtttagtaaaatacgtACTAGAACTTAGCCTCAAGTGTgggtttagtaagctaaattcattcaagttaaattcaacatttattttatacgtcagtctcaaaggtaagaactgcctacggtacgtactgcacatagtacattgtaatgttacggtttattgcagatcataaccactaagtacactaaagttaccataggtaactatagttactaaggttagcatactattttgttattactttttaatatgtacagtacatatataaaatttggaTGTTTGTCTCctgcattagataattgctatctgtttctataccactctatacaatatttttgctttactaTACCAACACTGGAACAAGATTATATCCTATGGCAAGAGTTCACTGTATTTATATTTGCTAGTATTTGTATTTGCGAGtatttttatttgctaataTTTGCTATTTTGAATAAATGATTCCCTGTATATTTCTTTATATTTAGGAATTATTAGTAATTGCTAATGCATAAAACTAAGTAACTTTCAACCAAAATTATTTAGGAGAGACTCAGCGGTGCTAGTTTTTTGCAAGTCACTGTCTTCGGTCAGAAGTTggataattaaattatttttttactattGTACAAGCCCTCCTGTAATTCTAGCGCATTTACAGTTTTCTCTAGCGAGGCATATTCACTGACTGACGAGGAAGCAGGAAGTCTTTCTGTTCTTTGTCAGTTGGTAGCAGGTACACTGTTAGTTCCCCTTCTATGAATATGTTTAGAGTGCGTCTAGCCCTCGTGCGTGTCGCTGGTCTATAATTTGTTAGAATTTTCATCTTGAGAAAAACTTCATACTCGCAAGCTCAGGGTCTTCAACCTTTTCTTTATATTTGTGGTCACCGTCAGCACATTCTTGCACctgtttttatggttttatggCAATGCACGTTCCGTTATCCTGTTTGTTTGTATCAGTCTCCTCAGGCtgtcaaaactttaaataatctGTCAATTTCATCAATCTGTAATTGATAAGCATTTAGTAGTCTGGGTATTGTCACTTTTGCAGGTAAGAAGAGAAAGCAGAGCTCTAGTGGAAGGTGAGACTAGAGCGAGTCTCCGGAGAGACAGTATTCATTGCCGTTTCCACCGACTACTACCTAGTCAGGTGCCTCAAGCTCTTCATGTGTAGAAGTTATAAAGTTGGACCCTTGTCGAAAGACTTTTTTACTGTTGGCCAACATTGAATATAATTTATCTTATCTCGGGTTGTAGAGACAGCGGGAAAGTGAATACAAAGCTATATATTGTTATCAGGTTTGAAGTGTTTTGGTATTTAATTCGGGAAGGTGAAAGCATACCATGTTGATGACCTGTACGGTTAATTATCTAGCAGTAACTGGATTAAGAGCTTATCAGAATTCCCAAATCATTTATAGTTGAATCATGAGTCATTCAAAGCGAAGCATAGACTTGGAGAAGGTATTAGGGGATTATCAACTTCTTGCCAAGGTTGTGGATTTTTACTCAAAAACTAGACACGCCATTTTATGCGTGGCATCATGAAAACAGTTGCACACATGTCTATGCAGATACATAGTTTTGTATCAAGCTCTAATATGTAACAGAGGATGCGGAGACCAACTTCACTGCCGATATGAGTATAGagataaatatacatgtatgtaattcaCAACCAATGCACTAGCTTGTCACATTTCTATCATTTTGTCGACTTCACTATTCAGTGTGTCATTACCAAATCACCTTTCATTCAATTAATAATAGCCTATATGATGAAATGTTTGTTGCTCTAAAGGGTTGGTGGGTTGACTCGCCTGCTCTACCTTGGTGTCTTGGAACTCTAGCTAAGTTTTCTATTTTACATGGCCATATCTCATTGTTGGTGTATtaaaattctttattataaGTCGTAGTACAGTTTAGGCATGAATTTTATTTGATCACAAAATATACCATgtcaattataataaaatttaattcaagttgaaaataaatatttaattaaggCGGGTTAGGCTTTCCTGGCTGTGAGATAAAATACCTTGAAATGTTGACCGCAGCATTTTTAATAAGTTGTATTAATCGTCAAGTTCAGCCATTTGGGAAATATCAGGTCTCGCAGCTGTGCAGCTGAGTGGAAGTTTCCTCGACTATGCCTGCGCTTCCGATGGCGTTAGAGTTGGGGTGGCGGAGGCTTTTGAAGGATTTCCTCAGTTCACCTCGCACTTTACCTGTAGTAAATGAGTATAAGAATGGCTCAACAAGAGTGTTTAGGAGCATTACGCAGACTTGCCCTATAACCCATCGGGAAGACAGCTTATAAGTCTCCAGGTTCATGTCTAAAGTTAGCCCGGCGAGTAAAACAAAGAAGGGAGTCCACATGATCAGGAAAAGCACAACAATGGTGATAAGTATGATTGTGGTTCGCCTCCGTCGCATGTTGGTTCGAAGACCTTTGTCGACAGATTTGGAGCTCAGGGATAGTTTCTGCGGCTGATTACTGTGCTTAAGCAGTCTGGCTGTTGATTGTTTGATTCTTTTCATGATAAGCACATAGCAGCCAATGAGAATGCTTGTCGGAAGAAGATATTCTATGAAAAATACCGTTGCAAAGTAAACTAGGTTGTTGGATATGGTTGGATTGTACTTGAACGCGAGGGTACATATAGTGATTCCGTTATATTGATCTCCTATGTATTTTACT
The genomic region above belongs to Watersipora subatra chromosome 1, tzWatSuba1.1, whole genome shotgun sequence and contains:
- the LOC137408010 gene encoding neuropeptide Y receptor type 1-like, with translation MMSCPVAKTANSIPGMNRSYFCAWDDKQGWNYTTYFSFFNDFGRTDENMKYFEFVTIVLLCLCSLVINFLLILFFLTKKELRTDLNMYTVNIMMSSILFLPFAMMIGCSRLSDDGWLFGAIWCQTSLYIIATVAFIKICLMTLISVDRYLRVVHSHNRHIGRRLSIALMVTAWILPAATLVAIVYPNTEVKYIGDQYNGITICTLAFKYNPTISNNLVYFATVFFIEYLLPTSILIGCYVLIMKRIKQSTARLLKHSNQPQKLSLSSKSVDKGLRTNMRRRRTTIILITIVVLFLIMWTPFFVLLAGLTLDMNLETYKLSSRWVIGQVCVMLLNTLVEPFLYSFTTGKVRGELRKSFKSLRHPNSNAIGSAGIVEETSTQLHSCET